Below is a genomic region from Streptomyces sp. NBC_00461.
CCCGTCTTTATGCGGAGGCCCGGTTGCCACTCCCTCAACTCCCTCAGCTCCCTCAACGCACTCGGCTCACAGCCCCGTATAGGCTCAACAGCCGTACGGCCGAGGTCGGTTGAGGCGAGGAGACGGCATATGGGCGTGGCGATCCGGACGGCGGGCGAGGGCGACCGGGAGCTGGTCGTGCGGCTGCTGGACCAGGCCTTCCAGGACGATCCGGTCAGTGGCTGGGTCTTTCCCGGGGCCGAGTACCGCCGTTCGACTCACCACCGGCTGATGGCCGCCTTCACCGGGATCGTGCTCGACGACGGCCGGATCGATGTCACCGAGGACGGCAGCGCGTGCGCGTTGTGGCTGTCCGTGCCCGCCGAAGCGCACGACGCCGACGACGACGGGCCCGCCCAGCTGCGGGCCGCGGTCGACCCCGGGAACGAACGCGTCGAACTGATAGGCTGGCTGACGGCCCGAATCCACCCCGTCGGCCGCGCCCACGAGTACCTGTGGATGATCGGCGTGGCGCCGGAGCGCCAGGGCGAGGGGTTGGGGAGCGCGCTCGTCCAGCACGTCCTCGACCGCTGCGACCGCGAGGACCTGCCCGCCTATCTGGAGGCCAGCAGCGCTCGCAGCCGCGTACTCTACGAGCGCTTCGGCTTCGAACTCGCCGGCCGCCCCCTGGAGCTTCCGGATGGCCCGCTGATGTGGCCGATGTGGCGCGAACCCCGCGGTTGACCCTGCGGCTGAACCAGCCCTCCGGTGGAGTCGGTGCGCACGTTCGGCAACGGAGTACCCGTCCGTACGTACGCGCGGCGGCGCCGACCGGCCTACGCTGAGGGCATGGACAGCTCAGAACGCGTCTGTCCGGAGTGCGGACAGCCCGTGGAGACGGTGGTCAAGCGCCACAAGACACTGGGCGCATGGGTGCCGGTGTGGGTGTCGGGCCCCTGTCGCAACCCCAGGTGCGAGGCATACGTCCCCCGGGGCGCCGAGTCCGGCGAGGAGCCCGGAGAGACGGCCGCGAAAAAATCCTGAGACCCGTGTCGAGAAGCCCGGCCCGGCTCCGACGTCCCCTGTGAGAGCCGCCCGCCACGGGCGGCGCGAGCCGAAGGAGCAGAGTCATGAAGTACCTGGTCATGGTGCAGTGCACGCAGGCGGACTACGAGGGCATGAGCGGCAAGGCCAACGCGCACTCCCCGGCCTGGAGCCAGGAGGACGTCCAGGCCATGTACGCCTTCATGGGCGCCGTCAACAACGACCTCGCCGAGAGCGGCGAGCTGGTCGACGCGCAGGGCCTGACCGAGCCGGCGAAGACCCGGCTGGTCGGCCTGGGTGACGACGGCAAGAGCGTGATCACCGACGGCCCGTACGGCGAGACCAAGGAGCTGCTGGCCGGCTACTGGGTCCTGGACTGCGCGAGCCTGGAGCGCGTCACGGAGATCGCCGAGCGCATCATCCAGTGCCCCCAGCCCGCCGGGGCGGCCGACTACCCCGTGGTGATCCGGCCCATCGACAGCGGCTCCGCGGACGTCTGAGCACAGCCGCATGGGCCGAGCCGCCGAGGTCGAGGACCTGCTGCGCCGGAATGCGCCGCAGGTCCTCGGCGCGCTGGTGCGCCGGTACGGGCACTTCGACGCCGCCGAGGACGCCGTACAGGAGGCGCTGCTGGCGGCGGCCGACCAGTGGCCCACGGCGGGAGTGCCGGACAACCCGCGCGGCTGGTTGATCAAGGTGGCCTCGCGGCGGCTGACCGACGCGCTGCGGTCGGAGGAGGCGCGACGGGCCAGGGAGGAGAGGGTGGTGGCGCTGACTCCGCGCGACGCGTTCACCGCTCCGCCACCGGGAGTGGACCGGGCGCCCCGCGAGGATGACACCCTCACGCTGCTCTTCCTGTGCTGCCACCCGGACCTCACCCCGCCCGCCCAGATCGCGCTCACCCTGCGTGCGGTCGGCGGTCTGACGACGGCGGAGATCGCCCGCGCGTATCTGGTCCCGGAGACGACGATGGCGCAGCGCATCAGCCGGGCCAAGCAGAAGGTGCGGGGGGTGCGCTTCGGGCGGCCGGAGAGCTGGCAGAACCGTCTGCCCGCCGTTCTGCACACGCTCTACCTGATCTTCAACGAGGGCTATACGGCGACGTCGGGCGCGGTGCTGCAGCGGCGCGAACTGGCCGGCGAGGCGATCCGGCTGACCCGTACCGTCCACCGGCTGCTGCCCGACGACGGAGAAGTGGCCGGTCTGCTGGCCCTGATGCTGCTCACCGACGCCCGCCGCGCGGCACGCACCGGCCCGCACGGCGAACTCGTGCGCCTCGACGAACAGGACCGCGACCGCTGGGACAAGGCCGCGATCGAGGAGGGCGTCGCGCTGGTCACCCGGGCACTGTCCCGGGGCGGCGCGGGCCCCTACCAGGTGCGCGCCGCCATCGCCGCCGTACACGACGAGTCGCCGTCCGCGGAGGCGACCGACTGGCAGGAGATCCTCGGTCTGTACGAGGTGCTGGTCCGCCTGGTCCCGGGTCCCGTCGAACGCCTCAACCGCACCGTGGCCGTCGCCATGGTGGACGGTCCGGAGGCAGGGCTCGCCGAACTCGACCTGCTGGAACCGCAGTTGGGACACCGCCTCGACGCGGTCCGCGGCCACCTCCTGGAGCGCGCGGGCGCCCACGAACAAGCCCGCCGCGCCTACGAGTCCGCGGCAGCGGCGACCCTGAGCCTGCCCGAACAGCGCTATCTCCAGGGGCGGGCGGCACGGCTGAGGCCGTAACCTGGGCCCATGACCGGTGAGTTGGGGGGAACGCGCCGCCGAATGTGGCGCTGGGCCGTGCTGGTGTGGGCGACCGCCGTGGCCGTCGGGGGAGGGCTCACCCTGTGGCTGCAGGACTCCATGCAACCGCGGCCGCCGGCTGTCCGGGAGCAGGAATCCCCCGCCGAACCGGCCGCCCCGCTACTGAAGGCCACCGCCTGCCCGAGGGGGCCACGGGCTTCGTGTGCGTGGACGCGTGGGCGACTCCTTGAGAGTCGGCGTATGAGCCTCGGCCGGTCCGGGGGGCGCGTCTCGGCCCGCGGGTTCACCGTTCCATGAACCGCAGCATGTTCCCCGCCGGATCCCGGAACGCGCAGTCCCGGACCCCGTACGGCATGTCCGTCGGCTCCTGGATCACCTCGGCGCCCGATTCCTGGACGCGGGCGAAGAGGGCGTCGCAGTTCGCGGTGGTGAAGTTGACGCCGCGCAGCATGCCCTTGGCCAGCAGCTGCTCCATCGCATCCCGGTCGGCGGGGGAGAGGTCGGGGTTCGCCGCGGGCGGTTCGAGGACGATCGACACGTCCGGTTGCAGCGGCGACCCGACGGTCACCCACCGCATGCCCTCGTACTTGACGTCGTTGCGGATCTCCAGGCCCAGGACGTCGCAGTAGAAGGCGATCGCCTTGTCGTGGTCGTCGACGGCGATGAAACAGTTGTTCAGTTTCAGGTCCATGCATCCAACCTAAGGTCATGAGCGGCGCTACGCCCGGGTCGGGCGCGTGTACGCCCGCGCCACGCAGGGCGGGATCGCCGCGCTCTCCTCGTGCGAGCGAGCCCGGTAGGAGCTCGGCGTCTCGCCGACCAGCTCGGTGAAGCGGGCGCTGAAGGAGCCGAGGGAGGAGCAGCCCACCGCCATGCAGACCTCCGTCACGGTCATGTCGCCGCGGCGCAGGAGGGCCTTGGCCCGTTCGACCCGGCGGGTCATGAGGTAGCCGTACGGTGTCTCGCCGTAGGCCTCCCGGAAGCTGCGCTGGAAGTGGCCCGGCGACATCAGCGCGGTGCGGGCGAGGGCGGGGACGTCGAGGGGTTCGGCGTACTCGCGGTCCATGCGGTCGCGTGCCTTGCGCAGCCGTACCAGATCCTCACGGTTCACCACGTCAGCATCGCACGATCCACACCGTCCGGGTGCTTGGTTCTGGAGCGTGCTTCACCTCATGTTCGCCTGCTGTATGAAAGCGCTTGTTCCCCTAAGGCGATGGACCACATCACGTTCCTCGTGGCGGTCGTCATCGTCACGGCACTGGCCTTCGACTTCACCAACGGATTTCACGACACCGCAAACGCGATGGCCACCTCCATCGCCACCGGCGCCCTCAAACCCAAGACAGCGGTGCTCATCAGCGGAGTTCTCAACATCGGCGGTGCGTTCCTGTCCACCGAGGTCGCCAAGACGATCTCCGGCGGCATCGTGGACGACACCCTCGTCAGCCCGGGGATGATCTTCGCGGGGCTGGTCGGGGCGATTCTGTGGAACCTGCTGACCTGGCTGGTCGGGCTGCCGTCCAGTTCCTCGCACGCCCTGTTCGGCGGGCTCATCGGCGCGGTGTGGGTCGGCGCGGGCTCCAACGGCGTGCACTTCGACAAGGTGGTCGACAAGGTACTGATCCCCGCCGTGGCCTCGCCGATCGTGGCCGGCGTCGCCGCCCTGATCGCCACCTACCTCGCCTACAAGCTCACCGCCCGCGGCCGCAGGGACTCGGTCACCAAGGGCTTCCGGCTCGGCCAGATCGCCTCCGCCTCGCTGGTCTCGCTCGCCCACGGCACCAATGACGCGCAGAAGACCATGGGCATCATCACGCTGACCCTGATCTCGGCGGGCGCGCTCGGCCACGACGCCGGCCCGCCGGTGTGGGTGATCGGTTCGGCCGGTCTCGCCATCGGCCTCGGCACGTACATCGGCGGCTGGCGGATCATCCGCACGATGGGCAAGGGCCTGACGGAGATCCAGTCCCCGCAGGGCTTCGCCGCCGAGACCGCCTCCACGACCGTCATCCTCACCTCCGCGCACCTCGGCTTCGCCCTGTCCACCACGCAGGTCGCCTCGGGCTCCATCCTCGGCGCGGGCCTCGGCCGGCGCCTGGCGGAAGTGCGCTGGGGCGTCGCCGGCCGCATGGTCGCCGCCTGGCTGATCACGCTGCCCGCCGCCGCGCTGGTCGGAGGCGTCTCCGCGAGCGTCGTCAAGCACGGCGGCAATCTCGGCACCGTCGTCGTCGCCCTGGTCGGTGCCGCCGTCGCCGCGGGCATCGTCGTCGTCTCGCGCCG
It encodes:
- a CDS encoding GNAT family N-acetyltransferase, with the protein product MGVAIRTAGEGDRELVVRLLDQAFQDDPVSGWVFPGAEYRRSTHHRLMAAFTGIVLDDGRIDVTEDGSACALWLSVPAEAHDADDDGPAQLRAAVDPGNERVELIGWLTARIHPVGRAHEYLWMIGVAPERQGEGLGSALVQHVLDRCDREDLPAYLEASSARSRVLYERFGFELAGRPLELPDGPLMWPMWREPRG
- a CDS encoding YciI family protein yields the protein MKYLVMVQCTQADYEGMSGKANAHSPAWSQEDVQAMYAFMGAVNNDLAESGELVDAQGLTEPAKTRLVGLGDDGKSVITDGPYGETKELLAGYWVLDCASLERVTEIAERIIQCPQPAGAADYPVVIRPIDSGSADV
- a CDS encoding RNA polymerase sigma factor; protein product: MGRAAEVEDLLRRNAPQVLGALVRRYGHFDAAEDAVQEALLAAADQWPTAGVPDNPRGWLIKVASRRLTDALRSEEARRAREERVVALTPRDAFTAPPPGVDRAPREDDTLTLLFLCCHPDLTPPAQIALTLRAVGGLTTAEIARAYLVPETTMAQRISRAKQKVRGVRFGRPESWQNRLPAVLHTLYLIFNEGYTATSGAVLQRRELAGEAIRLTRTVHRLLPDDGEVAGLLALMLLTDARRAARTGPHGELVRLDEQDRDRWDKAAIEEGVALVTRALSRGGAGPYQVRAAIAAVHDESPSAEATDWQEILGLYEVLVRLVPGPVERLNRTVAVAMVDGPEAGLAELDLLEPQLGHRLDAVRGHLLERAGAHEQARRAYESAAAATLSLPEQRYLQGRAARLRP
- a CDS encoding VOC family protein, whose translation is MDLKLNNCFIAVDDHDKAIAFYCDVLGLEIRNDVKYEGMRWVTVGSPLQPDVSIVLEPPAANPDLSPADRDAMEQLLAKGMLRGVNFTTANCDALFARVQESGAEVIQEPTDMPYGVRDCAFRDPAGNMLRFMER
- a CDS encoding helix-turn-helix transcriptional regulator, producing the protein MNREDLVRLRKARDRMDREYAEPLDVPALARTALMSPGHFQRSFREAYGETPYGYLMTRRVERAKALLRRGDMTVTEVCMAVGCSSLGSFSARFTELVGETPSSYRARSHEESAAIPPCVARAYTRPTRA
- a CDS encoding inorganic phosphate transporter; the protein is MDHITFLVAVVIVTALAFDFTNGFHDTANAMATSIATGALKPKTAVLISGVLNIGGAFLSTEVAKTISGGIVDDTLVSPGMIFAGLVGAILWNLLTWLVGLPSSSSHALFGGLIGAVWVGAGSNGVHFDKVVDKVLIPAVASPIVAGVAALIATYLAYKLTARGRRDSVTKGFRLGQIASASLVSLAHGTNDAQKTMGIITLTLISAGALGHDAGPPVWVIGSAGLAIGLGTYIGGWRIIRTMGKGLTEIQSPQGFAAETASTTVILTSAHLGFALSTTQVASGSILGAGLGRRLAEVRWGVAGRMVAAWLITLPAAALVGGVSASVVKHGGNLGTVVVALVGAAVAAGIVVVSRRNPVHADNVNDHHEVAIRTEPPASVGTAA